From a single Pseudobutyrivibrio xylanivorans genomic region:
- a CDS encoding S66 family peptidase, with protein MRYPKFLQPGGTIGLVAPSFGCSVDPYKSCLDAAEKRFEGMGYKLIEGPNCRKNEGIGISSTPENCGRELTEFYCSEDNDMLITCGGGELMCETLDYVDFEAVKAAKPKWYMGYSDNTNFTFLLNTICDTAAIYGPSIGAFGMEKLEPALLDAIDIFTGKKSEVSGYDRFEVESLKDEEHPFVGYNLTEKKELKLFMGEAEMNRLPEFSGIITGGCLDCLANLVGTKFDEVAAFNERYKDEGVIWFVEACDLNVMSIRRALWNLDRAGWFKYAKGFIVGRPAFAWKQEMMGLDQYNAVTGILGKYNVPIIMDADVGHLAPAMPIISGAHAHVVADDNIKLIYE; from the coding sequence ATGAGATATCCAAAGTTCCTCCAACCTGGAGGTACGATTGGTCTGGTGGCACCTTCGTTTGGGTGCTCGGTGGACCCATATAAGAGCTGCTTGGATGCGGCAGAAAAGCGATTTGAAGGGATGGGCTACAAACTGATTGAAGGTCCTAATTGCCGGAAGAATGAAGGTATTGGAATCAGTTCTACTCCGGAGAATTGTGGTCGTGAGCTGACAGAGTTCTATTGCAGTGAGGATAATGATATGCTCATCACCTGCGGCGGTGGAGAGCTGATGTGCGAGACCCTTGACTATGTGGATTTTGAAGCGGTCAAGGCTGCCAAGCCAAAGTGGTATATGGGCTATTCCGACAATACCAACTTTACATTTTTGCTGAACACAATATGTGATACAGCTGCAATTTATGGCCCAAGCATTGGTGCTTTTGGAATGGAAAAGCTCGAGCCAGCGTTGCTTGATGCAATTGATATTTTCACTGGAAAGAAATCTGAGGTTTCAGGTTATGACCGCTTCGAAGTAGAATCACTGAAGGATGAGGAGCATCCTTTTGTGGGATATAACCTTACGGAGAAAAAAGAGCTTAAGCTTTTCATGGGTGAGGCTGAAATGAATCGCCTGCCAGAATTTAGTGGAATTATCACAGGCGGTTGCTTGGACTGCTTGGCAAACCTTGTGGGGACTAAGTTTGACGAGGTAGCCGCTTTCAATGAACGATACAAGGATGAGGGCGTCATCTGGTTTGTTGAGGCTTGTGATTTGAATGTAATGTCCATTCGCAGGGCGCTTTGGAATCTGGATCGTGCTGGCTGGTTTAAATATGCAAAGGGCTTCATAGTAGGTCGCCCAGCTTTCGCATGGAAGCAGGAGATGATGGGCTTGGACCAATACAATGCAGTTACTGGAATCCTGGGCAAGTATAACGTACCAATCATAATGGACGCTGATGTTGGGCATCTTGCTCCTGCAATGCCAATAATATCAGGAGCCCATGCACATGTTGTGGCGGATGATAATATTAAATTAATATACGAATAA
- a CDS encoding 6-phosphofructokinase has translation MGNVLVAQSGGPTVAINASLAGVIEGTLGSSYDKIYGSINGILGIKNDNVLDLTSIVANDPRFLKRLKTTPAMYLGSCRFKLPSVDSNDPIFDHLFKQFKKYDIEAFFYIGGNDSMDTVDKLSAYAAKIGSDVRFVGVPKTVDNDLCVTDHTPGFGSAAKYIATSTMEVIFDAQIYDNPSVTIIEVMGRDAGWLTAATALAKNECCDGPDLIYLPEVAFDKERFIEDLKEILEEKTNVVVAVSEGIRDAQGEYISASTGTLDNFGHAQLSGAGKTLEYLVKDKLGVKVRSIEVNVLQRAAAHMSSLTDINESEAIGKKAVDIAEEGVTGAMVTMERISNAPYEIRFDYAKIHDIANEAKEVPQDWINESHNGVTSDMVSYLKPLVIGLPDVEYKDGLPVYVSR, from the coding sequence ATGGGTAATGTATTAGTAGCTCAATCCGGCGGCCCTACAGTGGCAATTAACGCAAGTCTTGCGGGTGTAATCGAGGGCACCTTAGGCTCTAGCTATGATAAGATTTACGGTTCAATCAACGGTATTCTTGGAATTAAGAATGACAACGTTCTTGACCTGACATCTATTGTAGCAAATGATCCTCGTTTTCTAAAGCGTCTTAAAACAACTCCTGCTATGTATCTTGGCTCATGCCGATTCAAACTTCCTAGCGTCGATTCAAACGACCCAATTTTTGATCACCTTTTCAAACAGTTTAAAAAGTACGATATTGAAGCATTCTTCTATATTGGTGGAAATGATTCAATGGATACTGTTGATAAGCTTTCTGCTTATGCAGCAAAGATTGGTTCAGACGTTAGATTTGTAGGTGTGCCAAAGACAGTTGATAATGACCTTTGTGTCACAGATCACACTCCAGGCTTTGGTTCTGCGGCAAAGTACATCGCAACTTCTACAATGGAGGTTATTTTTGATGCTCAGATTTACGACAACCCAAGCGTTACAATTATCGAGGTAATGGGACGTGACGCAGGTTGGCTTACAGCTGCAACAGCGCTTGCAAAGAACGAGTGTTGCGATGGACCAGACCTTATTTATTTGCCAGAGGTTGCATTTGATAAGGAGCGTTTTATCGAGGATTTGAAGGAAATTCTTGAGGAGAAGACAAACGTAGTTGTCGCTGTTTCTGAGGGAATTCGTGATGCTCAGGGAGAATATATCTCAGCATCGACAGGCACACTTGATAATTTCGGACATGCACAGCTTTCAGGCGCAGGCAAGACCCTCGAATATCTTGTTAAGGATAAGCTTGGAGTAAAGGTTCGTTCTATCGAGGTTAATGTTCTTCAGCGTGCAGCAGCACACATGTCAAGTCTTACAGATATCAACGAATCTGAGGCAATCGGCAAGAAGGCTGTTGATATTGCAGAAGAGGGTGTAACTGGCGCAATGGTTACAATGGAGCGCATCAGCAACGCACCTTATGAAATTAGATTTGATTATGCTAAGATTCACGATATTGCAAACGAGGCAAAGGAGGTTCCACAGGACTGGATTAACGAGAGCCACAACGGCGTAACATCTGATATGGTTTCATACTTGAAGCCTCTTGTTATCGGATTGCCAGACGTGGAATACAAAGACGGACTTCCAGTTTACGTATCACGTTAA
- a CDS encoding precorrin-2 dehydrogenase/sirohydrochlorin ferrochelatase family protein translates to MAYFPMFVDLTDSNCLVIGGGEVALRKVNVLLDFGAKVHVIAKEIGMGLAALSEETDHLVLEQRDFTPFDLQDRKLVVSATDDSELNAQVSAMCKEGKIPVNVVDNQALCTFIFPSYLKEQNLVGAFCSSGNSPSLTQFLRNKEKEVLTPKLGELNEMLGRWRQPIMELFPDEAPRRSAFEQLIDYALCYDGVPTDEEVEELLMSISMTL, encoded by the coding sequence ATGGCGTATTTTCCAATGTTCGTTGATTTGACAGATTCAAATTGTTTGGTAATCGGTGGCGGTGAGGTTGCTCTTAGAAAAGTAAATGTTCTTTTGGATTTTGGGGCAAAAGTTCATGTCATTGCAAAGGAAATTGGCATGGGACTGGCGGCACTTTCTGAGGAGACGGATCATCTTGTGTTAGAGCAGAGGGATTTCACGCCATTTGATTTGCAGGATAGAAAGCTGGTAGTTTCAGCAACAGATGATTCAGAATTAAACGCGCAGGTGTCTGCAATGTGCAAAGAAGGAAAGATTCCGGTGAATGTGGTGGATAACCAGGCCCTTTGCACGTTTATATTCCCTTCATATCTGAAGGAGCAGAATCTTGTGGGAGCATTTTGCAGCAGTGGCAACAGCCCTTCGCTTACCCAGTTCCTTCGCAACAAGGAAAAGGAAGTTCTCACACCAAAGCTTGGAGAACTCAACGAAATGCTTGGACGTTGGAGACAGCCAATTATGGAGCTGTTCCCTGACGAGGCACCACGCCGCAGCGCCTTTGAACAACTCATCGATTACGCGCTTTGCTACGACGGAGTCCCAACCGACGAAGAGGTTGAGGAACTTCTGATGTCCATAAGCATGACATTATAA
- the recJ gene encoding single-stranded-DNA-specific exonuclease RecJ: MSKWILQRKSADYAGLSAKLGVDPVIVRLMVNRGLSTYEEMEEYLHPRMDKLPDPHLFADMDLACELLMEAIDEGVKIRVVGDYDVDGIMSTYILTSAIREVGGDVDYAVPHRMVDGYGINPDMVQQAYDEGVRFIITCDNGIAAAPAIDLAKELGMTFVVTDHHEVPFELAEDGVTKIQKLPNADAVVDPKRDDCNYPFKGICGAQVAWKLTEVLFEFLGLEKEMSDAYLQFAAIATVCDVMELKGENRATVYHGIKAIERTENIGIDALLARTELKGKPLSCYHLGFIIGPCLNASGRLDTASRAIELLFETDNAKALAMANELVELNTQRKNMTQIGIDKARELIENSDLSQDRVLVVYIPELHESLAGIVAGRIRESYNKPVLVITDAEDGAKGSGRSIPAYNMFEELTGVKDVFTKFGGHPMAAGVSLPTEKVEELRTRLNERCTLTEDDMQEVIKIDCDMPLAYISEELVDSIDLLAPFGTGNTKPLFALKNVPILKAAYIGKEGQYLRLTVQAENGTPMTAMLFRNVPEFEALVAEKYGATAWQALTSGQPTNVAMDLIYEPSINEFRGNRSIQIMVENFK, translated from the coding sequence ATGAGTAAATGGATATTACAGAGAAAAAGTGCGGATTACGCGGGGCTTAGTGCAAAGCTTGGAGTTGACCCAGTTATTGTGAGACTAATGGTCAACAGAGGGCTTAGCACTTACGAGGAGATGGAGGAGTATCTTCATCCAAGAATGGATAAGTTACCGGATCCACATCTTTTTGCAGATATGGACTTGGCTTGCGAGCTTCTTATGGAAGCAATTGACGAGGGCGTGAAGATTCGAGTGGTTGGAGATTATGATGTTGATGGAATCATGTCTACTTATATCCTTACAAGCGCAATCAGAGAAGTTGGCGGAGATGTGGATTATGCAGTGCCTCACCGAATGGTGGATGGCTATGGAATCAATCCTGATATGGTTCAGCAGGCATATGATGAGGGCGTGAGATTCATTATCACCTGTGACAATGGAATCGCAGCTGCACCAGCAATCGACCTTGCAAAAGAACTTGGAATGACCTTTGTGGTGACTGACCATCATGAGGTTCCTTTTGAGCTTGCAGAGGACGGGGTTACCAAAATCCAAAAGCTTCCAAATGCAGATGCAGTTGTAGATCCAAAGCGTGATGATTGTAATTATCCATTTAAGGGAATCTGTGGGGCACAGGTGGCTTGGAAGCTTACCGAGGTTCTGTTTGAATTCCTTGGGCTTGAAAAGGAAATGTCTGATGCTTATCTTCAGTTTGCGGCCATCGCAACTGTCTGTGATGTTATGGAACTGAAGGGCGAGAATCGTGCCACTGTTTACCATGGTATCAAGGCTATCGAGAGAACTGAAAATATCGGAATAGACGCTTTGCTTGCCAGAACGGAGTTAAAGGGGAAGCCTCTTAGCTGCTACCATTTGGGCTTTATTATTGGTCCATGCCTGAATGCCAGTGGTCGATTGGATACAGCCAGTCGAGCTATTGAGCTTTTGTTTGAGACTGACAATGCCAAGGCTCTTGCCATGGCAAATGAGCTTGTGGAGCTGAATACGCAGCGCAAGAATATGACTCAGATTGGAATTGATAAAGCCAGGGAGCTGATAGAAAATAGCGATTTGAGTCAGGATAGAGTACTGGTAGTATATATCCCAGAGCTTCATGAATCCTTGGCTGGAATCGTGGCTGGAAGAATTCGTGAGAGCTACAACAAGCCGGTGCTTGTTATTACAGATGCTGAGGATGGTGCAAAGGGAAGCGGCCGCTCTATTCCAGCTTACAATATGTTTGAAGAGCTGACAGGTGTGAAGGATGTATTCACCAAGTTTGGTGGTCATCCTATGGCAGCGGGAGTTTCACTTCCAACGGAAAAGGTTGAGGAGCTACGCACACGTTTGAATGAGCGCTGTACTCTCACTGAGGATGATATGCAGGAAGTGATTAAGATAGATTGCGATATGCCACTTGCGTATATCTCAGAAGAGCTGGTTGATAGCATTGATTTGCTTGCGCCTTTTGGAACAGGAAACACCAAGCCATTGTTTGCACTTAAAAATGTACCAATCCTAAAGGCTGCCTATATCGGTAAAGAGGGGCAGTACCTGCGCCTGACAGTTCAGGCAGAAAATGGCACGCCAATGACTGCCATGCTTTTCCGAAATGTGCCAGAATTCGAAGCTCTCGTAGCAGAAAAATATGGCGCCACAGCCTGGCAAGCCCTTACTTCAGGCCAACCAACCAACGTCGCCATGGACTTAATTTACGAACCATCAATTAACGAATTTCGTGGCAATCGTAGTATTCAGATTATGGTGGAAAATTTTAAGTAA